In Candidatus Devosia phytovorans, the DNA window CAAGCAGATCACCGGCGCCTATGACTTTGGCGCGGTGCAGGTGCTGGGCAGCTTCGGCCACCTGTCGTCTACCGAGCGGGAAGCGACCAATGGCGATCCGGATGGCGGCCCATGGGGCCTCTGCCCGCGTCCGAGTTATTTCCGCTGCAACGAACTCTTCCCGGCCGACACCAGCGCCTACAATGGCCTGGTCAAGGTGGTTGCGACACCCAGCGACGATCATGAGATCACGCTGACTGGCGAGTTCTTTGATCGCAACACGGTCATCGAGCAGATCTGGGATTCAAGCGCGGCGCTTGGCGGCTATACCAGCAATGCCTATCCGCGCGAACTGGACATGGAGCGCTATCGCCTCGCCGTGGAACATGACTGGCAAGTCGATGCGCCCTGGCTCGACAGCGTCAACTGGCAGCTGAGCGTTTCGCCACAGCGCCGCGTGACGGAAAGCACGTCCTACCGGACCTATGCTGCCCGGACGCAGACGGTTTATCAGCTGCGCGACTATGGCGAGACATTCTATGAGGCCGACCTGCAGCTGACGTCCTCGTTCGAGGCTGGCCCGACATTCCATACGCTGACCTACGGTTTCGACGGCGATTTCACGCGCACCAACTACGAAGGGCGCAATGAGACCTGGCGGTCGGACACCAATGTCACGACTATCGTCGATAACCAGGGCTTTTCGTTTCCGAAATCCGAGACCGTCCGGGCCGACCTCTATATCCAGGACGAAATCAAGGCTTTCGACGACCGGCTGACCATTACGCCGGGCGTGCGTTGGGCCAATTACCAGATCACGCCTGATAGCGCATACGCCAGCCTTGCCGGCTATTCCCCGGAAGAGATCAGCAGCTCGGAGCTGATCAAGAAGCTGTCGCTTCAGTACCAGCTGACCGACGAATATTCGGTCTATGCTGCCTATGGCGAGGGCTTTAAAATGCCCAGTTCGCAGCAGCTGTTCCAGTCCAACACTTCGTCGGTGGCAGCGCTCAACGACACCGAGATCGTGCCCAACCTCGGGCTGAAGCCGGAATCGGTGAAGAATTACGAAGTCGGCCTGCGCGGCGAGTTCGAGCAGGGCTGGTTCTCGGTTTCGGGCTTTTATTCCAAATACAGCAACTTCATCCGCAGCCTGCAGCCGACCCCTACGGCGACCTACAATGCCGGCACTGGTGTGTGGTCGCAGTATTGGTCGGACAATGTCGAGAATGTCGAGCTCTACGGGGTCGAGATCGGCGGCGAATATGAGTTCTACGAGAACATCTTCGCAACGGCCAATGTCAGCTGGCAGCGCGGTACGCAACAGGTCAACTCCACCGCAGCAACAACGCCATTCGATGGTGCAGTGCCGCTGACGGCGGTGCTCGGGCTGCGCTACGAAATGCCCGAGCATGGGCTGGAGTTCGAACTGCTGACCACGCTGGCGTCCGGGGTGACCGAGCGTGCCGATCCTGCGGCCTTCAAGCCCGATGGATACGCCCTGGTCGATGGCTATGCGACCTGGAAGCCCAACGAGAATGTCGAGATCAACTTCGGCGTCCAGAACATCTTCGACACCAAATACTACCCCAACACGCTGACCGGTTATGCGGAGACGGCAAGTTCGAGCGTGGCTGGCGTCAATCCGCTGGAGGCACAGGTGGGTGCGGGGCGGACCTTCAAGGTCGGGACAACCGTAAAGTTCTGATCCCATGCGGGAAGGACGCCTTCGGGCGTCCTTCTTCCTGACGGAGTGTGATGATGTCTCGTTTGTTGACCCAGTTCTGGCGTTTGTTGAAGCTGTGCATGTCCGGCCCTGGCGGCAGGATCGGCATCATCTTTTTCATCGGCATTGTCGCACTCGACTTTGTCGCCATCGCCGTCTCCATTCGCCTGGTGCAGTGGAATGGCGACTTCTACGGCGCGCTCGAGGCCATGAATGGCGGCGAGGCGGTTGCCCAGGTTGGCGTCTTCTTCATCATCGTCGCGGCCAATGTGTCGCTTCATCTTGTCGGGCTCTATCTGCGCAAAATGCTGCAGATGCGGTGGCGCCGTACCCTGACGCAGGGCGCGCTCGATATCTGGATGCACAACCGTGCCTATTGGCACCTTGCCAATACCGACATGGGTGTCGGCCCGAATGGCCAGCCGGTGGACAATCCGGACCAGCGCATCGCCGAAGACTGCAAGTTTTTCATCGAGAAGGTGCTCAGCGAAGCGCTTGACCTGATCGGCCGGGTAGCTGGCCTCTTCTCTTATATCGTGCTGTTGTGGAGCCTCGCCAGTTTTCCGCTGTCGCTAGCCCCTGTCGGGCTGTCCTGGGAAATCCCCAATTACATGGTCTGGGCGGCTTTCCTCTATGTCGCGCTGTGCAGCGTGATGGTGCATGTGCTGGGCTATCCGCTCAAGGGGCTGCTGGTCGAGCAGCAGCGTCGCGAGGCCAATTTCCGCTTCGCGCTGGCGCGCCTGCGTCTCAACTACGACGAGGTGGCCCTTTCCGCAGGCGAACAGGCGGAGCGTGGGGTGTTCAATGCGCGCTTCGATGCGATCATCTTGAACTGGCGCAAGCTGATCAATCGCGAGCTGATCCTGACCTGCTTCACCTTTCCCTATTCCAGCACAGTGCTACGCATCCCGCTCTTTGTCGCGCTTCCCGGCTATTTGGCAGGCCATGTTGCTTTCGGTGGGCTCATGTCGCTCACCATGGCCTTTTCCAATGTGGTGACCAGTCTTTCCTGGTTCGTGTTTTCCTATCGCGACCTGTCCGATCTGGTCGCCGCCTCATCGCGCCTCGACAATTTCCTCGAGGCAGCAAAGGCCGCGGGTCGGGTGGGACGCGGCATCGAATTGCGTGACGCAGCGAGTGATGTACTCGAAGTTAGGGACCTTGCCCTGACATCGCCCAGCGGAGAGGGGCTGCTCACCATTGCTGACCTTTCTGTCAGGCATGGCGAAAACGTCTGGCTGTGTGGGGCGTCCGGTCTTGGCAAGACCACGCTGATGAAAACGCTGGCCGGGCTGTGGCCGCATGGCACGGGGCAGGTTGCTGCGCCGCGTGCCTCGATGATCTTCCTGGCGCAACGCCCGTATTTCCCGATCGGGGACATTCACGATGCGCTCGCCTATCCGCGCAGCAAAAACGATTTCTCCGCTGCCGAGCTGGATGCTGTGCTGGCCAAAGTTGGCCTCGGCGACGCTGCGAATCTGGAGTTTGGACGCTCCGATACGATGGTTGGCCATGGCCTGTCGGGTGGCGAGCAACAACGCGTCATGCTGGCGCGCCTGCTGATCCATCGGCCACAATGGGCATTGCTCGACGAGCCGACTTCCGCCCTGGACAGTGCAGCAGAGGCAGAGCTTCTGGGCATGCTGCGGCGCGAGTTGGCCGACACGAGCTTCGTCATTGTCTCGCACCGGGAACCCAAGGGATTGGGCCGAATGCGCATCGTGGATCTGGGCAGGTCCGCGTCCACCAAACCATCTCCCTTCATACAGCAAGGCCTACCTGCATGACGTCTCCCATTCGCGAAATCCTCCATGTGGCGCCTGCGGAGGTGATCCGTCGCCTGCCCGCCATGGGCAA includes these proteins:
- a CDS encoding TonB-dependent hemoglobin/transferrin/lactoferrin family receptor; the protein is MERHRLPVADAARHPLRLSARAILLGATVLAGFGLPGVVQGQEATQLSNTQVTLLERLVISSTRNSKRVLDVPATVTVISSDDIETHVVRDMQDLVRYEPGIAVDRQTSITNPWGQLNSFTIRGMGGNRVLMMVDGSRIQERITDGSRDFIDTWNLQAVELVRGPNSVLWGADALGGTVAMRTRDPADLLDGSEKPWAVEIRTAFDSYDNSWRKQITGAYDFGAVQVLGSFGHLSSTEREATNGDPDGGPWGLCPRPSYFRCNELFPADTSAYNGLVKVVATPSDDHEITLTGEFFDRNTVIEQIWDSSAALGGYTSNAYPRELDMERYRLAVEHDWQVDAPWLDSVNWQLSVSPQRRVTESTSYRTYAARTQTVYQLRDYGETFYEADLQLTSSFEAGPTFHTLTYGFDGDFTRTNYEGRNETWRSDTNVTTIVDNQGFSFPKSETVRADLYIQDEIKAFDDRLTITPGVRWANYQITPDSAYASLAGYSPEEISSSELIKKLSLQYQLTDEYSVYAAYGEGFKMPSSQQLFQSNTSSVAALNDTEIVPNLGLKPESVKNYEVGLRGEFEQGWFSVSGFYSKYSNFIRSLQPTPTATYNAGTGVWSQYWSDNVENVELYGVEIGGEYEFYENIFATANVSWQRGTQQVNSTAATTPFDGAVPLTAVLGLRYEMPEHGLEFELLTTLASGVTERADPAAFKPDGYALVDGYATWKPNENVEINFGVQNIFDTKYYPNTLTGYAETASSSVAGVNPLEAQVGAGRTFKVGTTVKF
- a CDS encoding SbmA/BacA-like family transporter is translated as MSGPGGRIGIIFFIGIVALDFVAIAVSIRLVQWNGDFYGALEAMNGGEAVAQVGVFFIIVAANVSLHLVGLYLRKMLQMRWRRTLTQGALDIWMHNRAYWHLANTDMGVGPNGQPVDNPDQRIAEDCKFFIEKVLSEALDLIGRVAGLFSYIVLLWSLASFPLSLAPVGLSWEIPNYMVWAAFLYVALCSVMVHVLGYPLKGLLVEQQRREANFRFALARLRLNYDEVALSAGEQAERGVFNARFDAIILNWRKLINRELILTCFTFPYSSTVLRIPLFVALPGYLAGHVAFGGLMSLTMAFSNVVTSLSWFVFSYRDLSDLVAASSRLDNFLEAAKAAGRVGRGIELRDAASDVLEVRDLALTSPSGEGLLTIADLSVRHGENVWLCGASGLGKTTLMKTLAGLWPHGTGQVAAPRASMIFLAQRPYFPIGDIHDALAYPRSKNDFSAAELDAVLAKVGLGDAANLEFGRSDTMVGHGLSGGEQQRVMLARLLIHRPQWALLDEPTSALDSAAEAELLGMLRRELADTSFVIVSHREPKGLGRMRIVDLGRSASTKPSPFIQQGLPA